In Stenotrophomonas sp. ESTM1D_MKCIP4_1, a single genomic region encodes these proteins:
- a CDS encoding TonB-dependent receptor: MNFRNPAVRLGLLPAGIALALTPAFASAQEAASGTTDLDRISVTGSRIRGANMETQQPILTMTRESLEKQGFSSVADVLNNLTSAGSPAISRSESLASGENVGGYYVDIRNLGAERTLVLMNGKRLGATTSGLQDLSQIPMSAVERIEILKDGASSIYGSDAIAGVVNVITRKNFDGGEANVYVGQYGNGDGDTETYSMTLGARGERGSLTLSAEYNKQDPVWAKDRWYSRDGSLGPNSTSADWSPISQNGSWCNPTLYNCAGKDAVWQTLNQGGDPTNAADYHELTEDEYANSNQQMSLLTGVKRKSVYINGTYDFTDSISLNTDLLYNERQTFQQIAGYPYQSAASNINTPLSAASAFNPVGQEVSFRRRLWEVPRTTDSQLKTLRFAPTVSGYFDFAGKTFDWDVGALWNRNESIKTNRGDMSLIAAKQALGPSFINADGVAQCGTAASPIALGDCRPWNPLLPYGVDGQGSLADKDLQDFLFPTFTTRGVTKTTSFTANLAGSIVTLPAGDLGFAMGVEHRKEEGSYVPDAFAQSGQSTGLGQKPTRGEYDLNEVYLELNVPLLADVAFAKELTLNVASRYSDYSNFGGTTNSKFGLTWRPIEGLLVRGTYAEGFRAPTISDLYGGLSSSFESYIDPCGVTAPGSVNGNAACNSAGVPVGYTQVGQGGKVCSTLPCQSGDQFISGANPNLKPETSKSTTFGLVWSPQWVQGLDVSLDWYKYEISDMIIADSVDRILRDCYVLGNSARCADVVRADDGHVSAITYGTANLGKMETEGYDLGIKYRLPELAIGQFNIDWTTSYTAKYDEEGENSNGDTIMIGRVGEAGLFRVRSNVGINWQYGDFGVNYTARYYSGMKEGCIDTGEFWCNAPNHYANGEADPLRKTGSNTFHDLQVSWKAPWDATIALGANNVFDHKGPLMYSAPNSAFAYYGGFDVGRFLYMKYTQRF, translated from the coding sequence ATGAACTTCCGTAATCCCGCAGTGCGTCTCGGCCTGCTGCCGGCCGGCATTGCGCTGGCGCTGACGCCTGCGTTTGCTTCCGCCCAGGAAGCGGCTTCTGGCACCACCGACCTCGATCGTATTTCGGTCACCGGTTCGCGCATCCGCGGCGCCAACATGGAGACGCAGCAGCCGATCCTGACGATGACCCGTGAAAGCCTGGAAAAGCAGGGCTTCTCGAGCGTCGCTGACGTGCTGAACAACCTCACCTCGGCCGGCTCCCCGGCCATCTCGCGTTCGGAGTCGCTGGCTTCGGGCGAGAACGTCGGCGGCTACTACGTCGACATCCGCAACCTGGGCGCCGAGCGCACCCTGGTGCTGATGAACGGCAAGCGCCTGGGCGCCACCACCTCGGGCCTGCAGGACCTGAGCCAGATCCCGATGTCGGCCGTTGAGCGCATCGAGATCCTGAAGGACGGCGCGTCCTCGATCTACGGTTCGGATGCCATCGCCGGCGTCGTGAACGTGATCACCCGCAAGAACTTCGACGGTGGCGAAGCCAACGTCTACGTCGGCCAGTACGGCAACGGCGACGGTGACACCGAAACCTACTCGATGACCCTCGGTGCCCGCGGCGAGCGCGGCAGCCTGACCCTGTCGGCCGAGTACAACAAGCAGGACCCGGTGTGGGCCAAGGACCGCTGGTACAGCCGTGACGGCTCGCTGGGTCCGAACTCGACCTCGGCCGACTGGAGCCCGATCAGCCAGAACGGCAGCTGGTGCAACCCGACCCTGTACAACTGTGCAGGCAAGGACGCTGTCTGGCAGACCCTGAACCAGGGTGGCGATCCGACCAATGCGGCGGATTACCATGAACTGACCGAAGACGAATACGCCAACTCCAACCAGCAGATGAGCCTGCTGACCGGCGTCAAGCGCAAGTCCGTCTACATCAACGGCACCTACGACTTCACCGACTCGATCAGCCTGAACACTGACCTGCTCTACAACGAGCGCCAGACGTTCCAGCAGATTGCCGGCTACCCGTACCAGTCCGCTGCCAGCAACATCAACACCCCGCTGTCGGCTGCCAGCGCCTTCAACCCGGTCGGCCAGGAAGTCAGCTTCCGCCGTCGCCTGTGGGAAGTGCCGCGTACCACCGACAGCCAGCTGAAGACCCTGCGCTTCGCGCCGACCGTCAGCGGCTACTTCGACTTCGCCGGCAAGACCTTTGACTGGGACGTCGGCGCTCTGTGGAACCGCAACGAGTCGATCAAGACCAACCGCGGTGACATGAGCCTGATCGCTGCCAAGCAGGCGCTGGGCCCGTCGTTCATCAACGCTGATGGCGTGGCACAGTGCGGTACCGCTGCCAGCCCGATCGCGCTGGGTGACTGCCGCCCGTGGAACCCGCTGCTGCCGTACGGCGTGGACGGCCAGGGTTCGCTGGCTGACAAGGACCTGCAGGACTTCCTGTTCCCGACCTTCACCACCCGTGGTGTCACCAAGACCACCAGCTTCACCGCCAACCTGGCCGGTTCCATCGTGACCCTGCCGGCCGGCGACCTGGGCTTCGCCATGGGCGTCGAACACCGCAAGGAAGAAGGCAGCTACGTGCCGGACGCCTTCGCGCAGTCGGGCCAGTCCACCGGCCTGGGCCAGAAGCCGACCCGTGGTGAGTACGATCTGAACGAGGTCTACCTCGAACTGAACGTGCCGCTGCTGGCCGACGTGGCCTTCGCCAAGGAACTGACCCTGAACGTTGCCAGCCGTTACTCGGACTACAGCAACTTCGGTGGCACCACCAACAGCAAGTTCGGCCTGACCTGGCGTCCGATCGAGGGCCTGCTGGTCCGCGGTACCTACGCAGAAGGCTTCCGTGCGCCGACCATCAGCGACCTGTACGGTGGCCTGAGCTCGAGCTTCGAGTCGTACATCGATCCGTGCGGTGTCACCGCCCCGGGCTCGGTCAACGGCAATGCCGCGTGCAACTCGGCCGGCGTGCCGGTGGGCTACACCCAGGTCGGCCAGGGTGGCAAGGTCTGCTCGACCCTGCCGTGCCAGTCGGGTGACCAGTTCATCTCCGGTGCCAACCCGAACCTGAAGCCGGAAACCTCCAAGAGCACCACCTTCGGTCTGGTGTGGAGCCCGCAGTGGGTGCAGGGCCTGGACGTCTCGCTGGATTGGTACAAGTACGAAATCAGCGACATGATCATCGCGGACAGCGTCGACCGCATCCTGCGTGACTGCTACGTGCTGGGCAACTCGGCCCGTTGTGCCGACGTCGTGCGTGCCGATGACGGCCACGTCAGCGCCATCACCTACGGCACCGCCAACCTCGGCAAGATGGAAACCGAAGGTTACGACCTGGGCATCAAGTACCGCCTGCCGGAACTGGCCATCGGTCAGTTCAACATCGACTGGACGACGAGCTACACCGCCAAGTACGACGAGGAAGGCGAGAACAGCAACGGCGACACCATCATGATCGGTCGCGTCGGCGAAGCCGGCCTGTTCCGCGTGCGTTCCAACGTCGGCATCAACTGGCAGTACGGCGATTTCGGTGTGAACTACACCGCTCGCTACTACTCCGGCATGAAGGAAGGCTGCATCGACACCGGCGAGTTCTGGTGCAACGCGCCGAACCACTACGCCAACGGCGAAGCTGATCCGCTGCGCAAGACCGGCTCCAACACCTTCCACGACCTGCAGGTCAGCTGGAAGGCTCCGTGGGATGCCACCATCGCCCTGGGCGCCAACAACGTGTTCGATCACAAGGGTCCGCTGATGTACTCGGCCCCGAACTCGGCGTTCGCCTACTACGGTGGCTTCGACGTGGGTCGCTTCCTGTACATGAAGTACACCCAGCGCTTCTGA
- a CDS encoding helix-turn-helix transcriptional regulator: MRQLSLADRGQTVSLDKAIDDVAPTCLGVARLGSLQTSGTSFTVWMQVRGTSWVEAKEGRFRLRQGEWIAFEKESRPLVQAGRNGLCVGLNLNAEALRVLAEMADCGLYAGRGQMSRGDARVGLRLWRDALANGLPAPALRPLLLHLAGLQRTLADNVQRCPGRSRSRKRQVFGRMQRARLYLEGNSHRVVRIGELAELTNFSSWYLSKTFQSLYEESPQSLSARLRLERAADLLRDTDMMVGEVAAASGFDNCCSFARAFRARYGTSASRFRENGAKLPPQSAKSPGVSRKYSAATQS, translated from the coding sequence ATGCGTCAACTCTCTCTGGCCGATCGCGGCCAAACCGTGTCCCTCGACAAGGCCATCGATGATGTCGCGCCGACCTGCCTGGGCGTCGCACGCCTCGGCAGCCTGCAGACCTCCGGCACCAGCTTCACGGTGTGGATGCAGGTGCGGGGCACGTCCTGGGTGGAAGCGAAGGAAGGTCGCTTCCGTCTGCGCCAGGGCGAATGGATCGCGTTTGAGAAGGAATCGCGCCCGCTGGTGCAGGCCGGTCGCAACGGCCTGTGCGTGGGACTGAACCTGAATGCCGAGGCGCTGCGCGTGCTGGCCGAGATGGCCGACTGCGGCCTCTATGCGGGCCGTGGGCAGATGAGCCGCGGTGACGCCCGCGTCGGCCTGCGCCTGTGGCGTGATGCACTGGCCAATGGCCTGCCCGCACCCGCGCTGCGCCCGTTGCTCCTGCACCTGGCCGGCCTGCAGCGCACCCTGGCGGACAACGTGCAGCGCTGCCCCGGCCGCTCACGCAGCCGCAAGCGCCAGGTGTTCGGCCGCATGCAGCGCGCCCGCCTGTACCTGGAAGGCAACAGCCACCGCGTGGTGCGTATCGGTGAACTGGCCGAGCTGACCAACTTCTCCAGCTGGTACCTCTCCAAGACCTTCCAGAGCCTGTACGAAGAAAGCCCGCAGTCGCTGTCCGCGCGCCTGCGCCTGGAGCGCGCCGCCGATCTGCTGCGCGATACCGACATGATGGTGGGTGAAGTGGCCGCCGCCAGCGGTTTCGACAACTGCTGCAGCTTCGCCCGCGCATTCCGCGCACGCTACGGCACCTCCGCTTCGCGTTTTCGTGAAAACGGCGCGAAGCTTCCGCCACAATCGGCAAAGTCTCCGGGTGTGTCGCGCAAATACAGCGCTGCAACGCAATCGTAA
- a CDS encoding winged helix-turn-helix domain-containing protein, translating to MTSETQPPEADRIRIGDCTVTLSSREVEVVGARRPRRLTPKALGVLRVLLRQPGRVVTREELFAEVWPDTLPTNDVLTQAVTQLRKAFSNDQDNSQTYIETIAKTGYRLLVPVQVLSDAVTVSAEESAPLPAVVIDESVAPPSPAAPSPARRRWRYWRRRLLLALGVAMLLALLVMAVLLARRPAPPSSPVDAAVEDGTRVIGSPERPYRLITATAGFETYPTLSPDGSQVAYEGANDDGKGGSAIRVQTSGNAPARQLLSPPEGANDRFPSWSPDGREIAFARFGAGGSCQVLIASATGGALRQATRCDGTELLSFDWTPDGRGLVFGSMVGRYAHRGIRVLDLPTGQWRALDYAVDEDDFDYAPRYSPDGRWLVFVRNPQLGDLWRVPAAGGTPEQLTNESAELRGWAWLGDGRSIVFGRRVDSEARLYYLDVARRTLRDAGLDDAQWPAVSRRGDMLAFVHRRAQFGVFRMPASGGSERLFASSGRDGQPMLAPDGHQMVFSSDRSGSFALWWADLRRPDSLRPIEGLRPEARQAPDWSEDSRQVLVVGRDEHGKAVVYEIAPRDERLQLLPVPVEQPLQVLYGASPNQLLVLERDADQHTRLTLFDRSSQPWRRLGSLEGVSQARVDRSGGRVVFTRLAASGLWSIGPTLDPASIQQISQDRPSRWRYRTWTVAGQGGIDYLGTRNDCATTLVRMRDGHDEPDRCLDAQRLSAGNGLSASADGNELYLALAVSDGADIGVMRLPKAPPPLFPAFSKFMIFKEN from the coding sequence ATGACCAGCGAAACCCAGCCGCCTGAAGCCGACCGCATACGGATCGGCGATTGCACCGTGACGTTGTCCTCCCGTGAGGTCGAGGTCGTGGGTGCGCGTCGTCCGCGTCGGCTGACGCCGAAGGCATTGGGCGTGCTTCGCGTGCTGCTGCGCCAACCCGGGCGCGTGGTCACCCGCGAAGAGCTGTTCGCCGAGGTGTGGCCCGATACGTTGCCCACCAACGATGTGCTGACCCAGGCCGTGACGCAGCTGCGCAAGGCGTTCAGCAACGATCAGGACAACAGCCAGACCTACATCGAAACCATCGCCAAGACCGGCTATCGATTGCTGGTTCCGGTGCAGGTGCTCAGCGATGCCGTCACCGTCAGCGCCGAGGAAAGCGCGCCGTTGCCGGCCGTCGTGATCGACGAATCAGTGGCGCCGCCCTCACCGGCAGCACCTTCGCCGGCACGTCGCCGCTGGCGCTATTGGCGTCGCCGCCTGCTGCTTGCACTGGGCGTGGCGATGCTGCTGGCGCTGCTGGTGATGGCCGTGCTGCTGGCGCGTCGTCCCGCGCCGCCAAGCTCGCCGGTGGATGCCGCGGTGGAAGATGGCACGCGCGTGATCGGCAGCCCCGAACGCCCGTATCGCCTGATCACCGCAACGGCCGGATTCGAGACCTATCCCACGTTGTCGCCGGATGGTTCACAGGTCGCCTATGAAGGCGCCAACGACGACGGCAAGGGCGGCAGTGCGATCAGGGTGCAGACCTCGGGCAATGCGCCGGCGCGCCAGCTGCTGTCGCCCCCGGAAGGCGCCAACGACCGGTTCCCCAGCTGGTCACCGGATGGGCGCGAAATCGCCTTTGCGCGCTTCGGTGCCGGCGGCAGCTGCCAGGTGCTGATCGCCAGCGCCACCGGCGGTGCGCTGCGTCAGGCGACCCGCTGCGATGGCACCGAACTGCTCAGTTTCGACTGGACCCCCGATGGCCGCGGTCTGGTGTTCGGCAGCATGGTCGGGCGGTACGCCCATCGCGGCATCCGCGTGCTTGACCTGCCTACCGGGCAGTGGCGGGCGCTCGACTACGCGGTGGACGAGGACGACTTCGACTACGCGCCGCGCTACTCGCCCGATGGCCGCTGGCTGGTGTTCGTGCGCAACCCGCAACTGGGCGATCTTTGGCGCGTGCCGGCTGCCGGTGGCACGCCGGAGCAGCTGACCAATGAGTCGGCTGAGCTGCGTGGCTGGGCCTGGCTCGGTGATGGTCGCAGCATCGTGTTCGGCCGCCGCGTCGACAGCGAGGCGCGCCTTTACTACCTGGATGTGGCACGGCGTACCCTGCGTGATGCCGGCCTGGATGATGCGCAGTGGCCCGCGGTGTCGCGGCGCGGCGACATGCTCGCCTTCGTCCATCGGCGTGCCCAGTTCGGCGTGTTCAGGATGCCCGCGAGCGGCGGCAGTGAACGCCTGTTTGCGTCCAGTGGGCGCGACGGGCAGCCGATGCTCGCCCCCGATGGCCACCAGATGGTCTTCAGTTCCGACCGCTCGGGCAGCTTCGCGCTGTGGTGGGCCGACCTGCGGCGGCCTGATTCGCTGCGGCCGATCGAGGGACTGCGGCCGGAAGCCCGGCAGGCTCCCGACTGGTCCGAGGACAGCCGCCAGGTGCTGGTGGTGGGCCGCGATGAACACGGCAAGGCCGTGGTCTACGAAATCGCCCCGCGCGACGAGCGGCTGCAACTGCTGCCCGTGCCGGTCGAGCAGCCCCTGCAGGTGCTGTATGGCGCAAGCCCCAACCAGCTGCTGGTGCTTGAACGCGACGCCGACCAACACACCCGCTTGACCCTGTTTGATCGCAGCAGCCAGCCGTGGCGTCGCCTGGGCAGCCTGGAAGGCGTGTCGCAGGCCCGTGTGGATCGTAGTGGGGGGCGGGTGGTGTTCACCCGCCTGGCTGCCAGTGGGCTGTGGTCCATCGGCCCGACCCTGGACCCGGCCAGCATCCAGCAGATCAGCCAGGACCGGCCCAGCCGGTGGCGCTACCGCACCTGGACTGTGGCAGGGCAGGGCGGCATCGATTACCTGGGCACCCGCAACGACTGCGCCACCACGCTGGTACGCATGCGTGACGGGCACGACGAACCGGACCGCTGCCTTGACGCGCAGCGGCTCAGCGCAGGCAACGGTCTGAGCGCCAGCGCAGATGGCAACGAGCTGTACCTGGCCCTGGCGGTCAGCGACGGCGCGGACATCGGCGTCATGCGCCTGCCGAAGGCGCCGCCGCCGCTGTTTCCGGCCTTCAGCAAGTTCATGATTTTCAAAGAGAATTGA
- a CDS encoding ion channel produces the protein MPVAITTRWLAIARRHPSAWLLGAQLIAVLLYPALDDTAGGRAALGVFGMAVLGLALWVVQRSPLGTWLALVLAIPSVVFSIAAALLERPALGTTAQLLESLLYFYTAGALIAYMLQDHKVTRDELFAVGATFTLLAWGFAFAFAVCQQWYPGSFQGSEAGPQRTWMELLYLSFSLLSGVGLSDVVPLHPQARALVMLEQFSGVMYVALVVSRLVGLTMIRRI, from the coding sequence ATGCCCGTTGCCATCACCACCCGCTGGCTGGCCATCGCCCGCCGTCATCCTTCCGCCTGGCTGCTGGGGGCGCAGTTGATCGCCGTGCTGTTGTACCCGGCGCTGGACGACACGGCGGGCGGTCGCGCCGCGCTGGGCGTGTTCGGCATGGCGGTGCTGGGGCTTGCACTCTGGGTGGTGCAGCGCAGCCCGCTGGGCACATGGCTGGCGTTGGTGCTTGCCATTCCGTCGGTCGTTTTTTCCATCGCCGCCGCGCTGCTGGAGCGGCCGGCGCTGGGCACCACCGCGCAGCTGCTGGAAAGTCTTCTGTATTTCTATACGGCCGGCGCGTTGATTGCCTACATGCTGCAGGACCATAAAGTCACGCGCGATGAACTGTTTGCGGTTGGGGCAACGTTCACATTGCTTGCGTGGGGATTCGCATTCGCGTTCGCCGTGTGCCAGCAGTGGTATCCAGGCAGTTTCCAGGGCAGCGAAGCGGGCCCTCAGCGCACGTGGATGGAACTGCTTTATCTGAGCTTCAGCTTGCTGTCAGGAGTAGGGCTCAGCGATGTCGTACCACTGCATCCGCAGGCTCGCGCATTGGTCATGCTGGAGCAGTTTTCAGGCGTTATGTACGTTGCGCTGGTGGTGTCGCGGCTGGTCGGATTGACCATGATCCGGCGTATCTGA
- the thiC gene encoding phosphomethylpyrimidine synthase ThiC, with amino-acid sequence MNAQPSNLQQQAQQLSTSVTRPIPGSRKIHVPGSRPDLRVPMREIALTRTPALFGGEENAPVTVYDTSGPYSDPDARIDLSAGLPALRRAWVEERADTEQLDRLSSAFGRSREQDAKLDAVRFPARSLPRRARAGANVTQMHYARRGIITPEMEFVAIRENQRLEAIQDAALLQQHPGQSFGAAIQKIITPEFVRDEIARGRAVLPNNINHPESEPMIIGRNFLTKINANIGNSALSSGIAEEVEKLVWAIRWGGDTVMDLSTGKHIHETREWIIRNSPVAIGTVPLYQALEKVDGRAEALTWDIFRDTLIEQAEQGVDYFTIHAGVLLRYVPLTAQRVTGIVSRGGSIMAKWCLAHRQENFLYTHFEEICEIMKAYDVTFSLGDGLRPGCIADANDAAQFGELETLGELTKIAWKHDVQTMIEGPGHVPMQLIKENMDKQLRECGEAPFYTLGPLTTDIAPGYDHITSAIGAAMIGWYGTAMLCYVTPKEHLGLPNREDVRDGIMAYRIAAHAADLAKGHPGAQVRDNALSKARFEFRWEDQFHLGLDPEKAKAFHDQTLPKDAHKQAHFCSMCGPHFCSMKITQDVRDYAEAGWQR; translated from the coding sequence ATGAACGCACAGCCTTCCAACCTGCAGCAGCAGGCCCAGCAACTCTCCACGTCGGTGACCCGGCCCATTCCCGGTTCGCGCAAGATCCATGTGCCGGGTTCACGGCCGGACCTGCGCGTGCCGATGCGCGAAATCGCGCTGACGCGCACGCCGGCACTGTTTGGTGGCGAAGAGAACGCGCCGGTCACGGTCTATGACACGTCCGGCCCCTACAGCGATCCCGATGCCCGCATCGATCTCTCCGCAGGCCTGCCGGCGCTGCGTCGCGCCTGGGTGGAAGAGCGTGCCGATACCGAGCAGCTCGATCGCTTGAGTTCTGCCTTCGGCCGCAGCCGTGAGCAGGATGCGAAGCTTGATGCCGTGCGCTTCCCGGCGCGCAGCCTGCCGCGACGTGCACGTGCCGGTGCGAACGTCACCCAGATGCATTACGCACGGCGCGGCATCATCACGCCGGAAATGGAATTCGTCGCCATCCGCGAGAACCAGCGCCTGGAAGCGATCCAGGATGCGGCGCTGCTGCAGCAGCATCCGGGGCAGTCCTTCGGTGCCGCCATCCAGAAGATCATCACCCCGGAGTTCGTGCGCGATGAAATCGCACGCGGGCGCGCGGTGCTGCCCAACAACATCAACCACCCGGAAAGCGAGCCGATGATCATCGGCCGCAACTTCCTCACCAAGATCAACGCCAATATCGGCAACAGCGCGTTGTCCTCGGGCATCGCCGAAGAGGTGGAGAAGCTGGTGTGGGCGATCCGCTGGGGCGGCGACACGGTGATGGATCTGTCCACCGGCAAGCACATCCATGAAACGCGCGAGTGGATCATCCGCAATTCCCCGGTGGCGATCGGTACCGTGCCGCTCTACCAGGCACTGGAAAAGGTCGACGGTCGCGCGGAAGCGCTCACCTGGGACATCTTCCGCGACACGCTGATCGAACAGGCCGAGCAGGGCGTGGACTACTTCACCATTCACGCCGGTGTGCTGCTGCGCTACGTGCCGCTCACCGCGCAGCGCGTGACCGGCATCGTCAGTCGTGGCGGGTCGATCATGGCCAAGTGGTGCCTGGCGCACCGGCAGGAGAACTTCCTGTACACGCATTTCGAGGAGATCTGCGAAATCATGAAGGCCTACGACGTGACCTTCTCGCTTGGTGACGGTCTGCGCCCGGGGTGCATCGCCGATGCCAACGACGCGGCGCAGTTCGGTGAACTGGAAACGTTGGGTGAGCTGACGAAGATCGCGTGGAAGCACGATGTGCAGACCATGATCGAAGGGCCCGGCCATGTGCCGATGCAGCTGATCAAGGAAAACATGGACAAGCAGCTGCGCGAATGCGGTGAAGCGCCGTTCTACACGCTGGGGCCGCTGACCACCGACATTGCGCCGGGCTATGACCACATCACCAGCGCCATCGGTGCGGCGATGATCGGCTGGTATGGCACGGCGATGCTCTGCTACGTCACCCCGAAGGAACACCTGGGCCTGCCCAACCGCGAGGATGTGCGCGACGGCATCATGGCCTATCGCATTGCCGCGCACGCGGCGGACCTGGCCAAGGGCCATCCCGGTGCGCAGGTGCGCGACAACGCACTGAGCAAGGCGCGTTTCGAGTTCCGCTGGGAAGACCAGTTCCATCTTGGCCTCGATCCGGAAAAGGCCAAGGCGTTCCATGATCAGACGCTGCCGAAGGATGCACACAAGCAGGCGCATTTCTGCTCGATGTGCGGCCCGCACTTCTGCTCGATGAAGATCACCCAGGACGTGCGCGATTACGCCGAGGCGGGGTGGCAGCGGTAG
- a CDS encoding BCCT family transporter: protein MVFRISIALVLVLVLLAGFAPGPFNSVVQSVLADVIRSVGWLYLLVVFLALTFLMYLAFGRFGNLRIGGEDAEPEFSRASWMSMLFAAGMGIGLVFWGAAEPISHFSKPPEGLEPQSMDAARASMRYAFFHWGLHPWAIYALIGLAMAWFQFNRNGRGLVSDMLQPIIGRHHRGWIGKTVNVAAVVATAIGVATTLGFGTIQIAAGVERVFGLQATVAVQMTIIAVAFVLYMASTASGVERGVKWLSNFNLALAALLAAILLVLGPTGFIFDTFTTTLGSYLNQLVTMSLRMSPFSGSTWVADWTIFYWAWWISWAPFVGSFIARISRGRSVREFVVGVVLAPTLLGFFWFSVFGGTALWSQIFGHADLVQALGNGYETVLFTLFDSMPLPLLLSCVALVLLMIFFVTSADSAVLVLASMSTDEAGDPPLKRKLAWGIAVALIAAALLLAGGLDALQGMITIAALPFALLMVLVMVSLYRVLDQEYTRERRQAQRQRHMIDAWIAREMAAQEVTQAEAARAQDQD, encoded by the coding sequence ATGGTGTTTCGCATTTCCATCGCGCTGGTGCTGGTACTGGTGCTGCTGGCCGGCTTCGCGCCAGGCCCCTTCAACAGCGTGGTGCAGTCGGTGCTGGCCGATGTCATCCGCAGCGTCGGCTGGCTCTATCTGCTGGTCGTGTTCCTCGCACTGACCTTCCTGATGTACCTGGCCTTCGGCCGCTTCGGCAACCTGCGCATCGGCGGCGAAGATGCCGAGCCGGAGTTCTCGCGTGCCAGCTGGATGTCGATGCTGTTCGCAGCGGGCATGGGCATCGGCCTGGTGTTCTGGGGCGCAGCCGAACCCATCTCGCATTTCAGCAAGCCCCCTGAAGGCCTGGAGCCGCAGAGCATGGATGCCGCGCGCGCGTCGATGCGCTATGCATTCTTCCACTGGGGCCTGCACCCGTGGGCCATCTATGCACTGATCGGTCTGGCCATGGCATGGTTCCAGTTCAACCGCAATGGCCGCGGCCTGGTCAGTGACATGCTGCAACCGATCATCGGCCGCCACCATCGCGGCTGGATCGGCAAGACGGTCAACGTCGCCGCCGTGGTGGCTACTGCCATCGGTGTGGCCACCACGCTGGGCTTCGGCACCATCCAGATCGCCGCCGGCGTCGAGCGCGTCTTCGGCCTGCAGGCAACCGTTGCGGTGCAGATGACCATCATCGCGGTGGCGTTCGTGCTGTACATGGCCTCCACCGCCAGCGGCGTGGAACGCGGGGTGAAGTGGCTGTCCAACTTCAATCTGGCCCTGGCTGCACTGCTGGCGGCGATCCTGCTGGTGCTGGGGCCGACGGGCTTCATCTTCGATACGTTCACGACCACGCTGGGTTCCTACCTGAACCAGCTGGTGACCATGAGCCTGCGCATGTCGCCGTTCTCGGGCAGCACGTGGGTGGCCGACTGGACGATCTTCTACTGGGCCTGGTGGATTTCCTGGGCGCCGTTCGTGGGTTCGTTCATCGCGCGCATCTCGCGTGGCCGCAGCGTTCGCGAGTTCGTGGTGGGCGTGGTGCTTGCGCCGACGCTGCTGGGCTTCTTCTGGTTCTCCGTGTTCGGCGGCACTGCATTGTGGTCGCAGATCTTCGGTCATGCCGATCTGGTGCAGGCGCTGGGCAACGGGTATGAAACGGTGCTGTTCACCTTGTTCGACAGCATGCCGCTGCCCCTGCTGCTGTCATGCGTCGCGCTGGTACTGCTGATGATTTTCTTTGTGACCTCGGCGGATTCGGCCGTGCTGGTGCTGGCCAGCATGTCCACCGACGAGGCGGGCGATCCGCCCCTGAAGCGCAAGCTGGCGTGGGGTATCGCCGTTGCGCTGATCGCAGCGGCGTTGTTGCTGGCAGGCGGCCTGGATGCGCTGCAGGGCATGATCACGATCGCGGCACTGCCGTTCGCGCTGCTGATGGTGCTGGTGATGGTGTCGCTGTACCGGGTACTGGACCAGGAGTACACGCGGGAGCGACGGCAGGCGCAGCGCCAGCGGCACATGATCGATGCGTGGATCGCACGCGAGATGGCGGCGCAGGAAGTGACCCAGGCGGAGGCCGCACGCGCGCAGGATCAGGATTGA